TGTCAATACCAGACACCgaatgaaaaaccaaaaaaataaataaaaagaattaccTTAACTCTATATCCCACGTCCTTAATCATCCATAACACACAAATCTGCAAATAAACacagaaaaaaaaagactttaaTTACTGAATAATCACGAAAAATCCAGGGGGGGAATTCTTTATTTGAAAAAGctcacaataaataaataaaaattaattcttGATAGGGACTGAAAGACCTATCTGTGTTAATGGTGACTGAAGAGAGGGATTTGTAATTTCAGATTTAAGAATAGATAGGAAAGAAAGCTGAgctgttttctttccttaatagaaaaaaaatacaaacaaaatcTTTTAAACGCCATTTTTGGTTATTTGTTAAAGGTTTATAAAATTAACAAATTAGAATTTGCCACCTTTACACAAAGGGAACAAAAAGATCTGTTTTTATGCGAAATTTAGGGATGTAGATCCATTTGGCTTGCTTTTTACATTTGTAACTGACTAAATCAATACTCAGTCCTCATCTAAATTTTGTATTTAGTAAAATTTAATATACATAAATTGCTAATATTGCCTCCCAAAGattaaaaatatagtaaaagTGTACAAAAAATTCTAGccaaaagattaaaaaaatttaaaactaataaaatgataaataaataaattaaaaaaacctTTTATGCAGGGTGGGGCGGGGCAGACGCGGGTGTGGATGCGGAGCGAATGCAGGTGCAACTGCTATGCGAGACAGGGCGGGACGGGTTAAAATTTTGCTGGTTAAATGAAAACCCGCCCCGCACCCGCACCACTTGCCATCCTATCAACAACCTATGCGCCAAGTAATTCTATTCACCACATGGACACATGGAAAGAAATCGCCTAGTCTCACATATGACCAGTTGAGCTGTGCAAAAGGTGTTGCACTTCAGCACATCTGTTTTCTTGTTCGTTAACGTTGTTTTTTCGTGTAGAGCAAAAATACATTTTTAGCCCAAGGTGGCAATCAATCTACACCATTTAAACTGCTAAAAGAAATGTACAACTAAAGAAAAGCATGCAAACATAAAGGGAAACAAAAAACCAAGAAACCTTGTACTCAACTAGAAGAGTCTGAAACAGGATTTCATGTATACAAACATTAGCAGATAGAGCTCAAGATCTATATGAGAAAAACCAATAAACTTGGAGAAAAATGACAAAAACCAGATGTTGAGACATGGAATCTATTTTAGACTCGCGATATTCCTCCCTGTGCTGGCATGTAAAAACCTAAGATTTCATACTCCGAGCTCTGTATATGAAACGAAAAGGGTTAAAAATACACTCTTCTAGTCTTCAACAAAAGATAAACGTCGAGATCATATGGCAAAAATGTACAGATGTTTGACAATAATAGGCAACAAGTTGTCATCTCCAGGCAGAAGAAGTTGCTAAAGCTCTATTTTTCCATCCAAGGTAGAGTGCCCCTTCGCTTTCTGCAAACCTGTAATTTGGGCTGTACTCCTTCAACATATCGTTGATGGTCTCACCAACTGATGGACTCAATGGACATGGAGTAAATCCGGCCATCATAAGTCTCAACCTCCACTTTCCAAAAAGTTCGTGCCTTTCCACTCTGTCGGCCCCCTCACATGCTATTATGTTGACAACGTCCCGTGCGACACAATGCTCCTCTGCACTGATCCGCTGCTTGTCATCCCTAGGGCGAGCTGCATCAATTGATTCGAACATTGCTGTATAGTAATCAAGAGTTTCACGGAACCTTGGAAGGAAAGGGGCGGTGTTGGTGTTTGATTCTTGTTCAGCTAAGGTCACAATTTTGGGCGACAAACTCTTAACTAGCCTTAATAGGCGGTCTCGATGGTTGATCGTGCTTACGCTCTCGTCTGGCATGTGGTGCAGCATGTAAGGGAAGTTTACTGCCAGCGCTTCTCCACGCCTAACATGAAGATTCTCTACTTGGACCTCACAGCCTGATAGTGCAGCACCGTGGAATTCAAAAGGTACTCCGCATGACTTGGCAACTGCTGCTAGCCTTTCGCCTACTAGCTGAAGTCCTCCACCTCGTGCATGAGCTGATTGGGAATCATCCACACCTGTGATGCAGACAAATGGGGGTCCACCAGGCCGACGAGCAAGATAGTGGAGGAGGAACATCCACTGACTTCCCTGTGCAATCTGAAAATCAATGATATGGATTCTGTTCTCATTCGCCATGGCTTCCCTGATGACGACATTTGCAGACATATAAGCAAATTTGTAGTATGGGCACATGTTACAGATGACTTGCATATAAGATAATAATTCCGAGCTAGTCGGTTCTTTGCACTTCAATTTTTTGTATATGATGCTTCCTGACGACAGTAGTCGTGCTCTAAGCCCTTCCAACACATATGCACTCAATCGTTCCATAGGTTCCCCAGAGACTGACACCCTTTGCTCTAAAATATTCATAAGAATTTCAGCAGTTGAGATATCAGCATCTGACACTGCTTCAGCACAGGCATAGAGCAACTCTTTCAAGTTCAAGCTGGGCGCCATGTCCAACACTTGGTTCCACCTTGTCAAGGAAGAAGGTTTCGAGACCACATCATTAAAGGAGCAACTGCAGCTGTCGTCAGTATCAGATTCAGGCCCCAGTAACTTATTCTCCAGCTCCCGAAGCACATGTTTCAGGTCACCATCATCAACTCCTGAACACCCACTGAAAGGTGAACCACAAGTGTTGTTATCAGAGGAGTGATGCAGATCAGACATGTATGACTGTGAACATTGCGGCGAGAAGGGACTCCTGTTGGAAGAGACACTTAAGGCAGTAGGTGAATCGTATACAACATAGTCAGTAGCCGGCAATGAGTCCAGAGTGAAGAAATGTTCATTCTGTGTCTGAAAAGTAAACTGTGTCACTGAGCTAGTATTATTGCAATTGTTGTTCTTGAAATGGTAAGGGGCGTAATATTGCTCAACTTGCTGCATTGGCTGATTGTATAATCCATGGACGCCACCAGACATTTGAGGTCGTTGGGATGCTTGCATCTGGAATATCAAAATGACTAAGAAGATGAAGAGTGATTTCAAACAACCGTTTCGGAGGAAAGCTATCTTAGTGAAGGAGGTACATCCAGATTAGCAAATCTCTCTCAACTAAAAGTGGTCACAATATCTCTAGGAGTAGCGCTTCTTTCAGCAGCGAATGACAATGTTAAATCTGAAGAACTCGAGAAAGATTTGCTACTCCGTGATGTGTCAGCAAAACCTATATAACTAACAGAACCTGCCAAGAATGGGATGCATGATCAGTCAAAGCACATACTAATTAATAATGATGCTCTTAAGCTAAGAGAACAATTAGAAAGGATTATGCCGAGAAAGTATAAATGAATGCACATCTACTTATGAAAAAGCAAAAAAGAGCAAAAGCAAAATACGAAGACGCTCATGAAAATGGGCAAGACACAAACTATTATCATCCATCTTGGAAATCATTCTCCGGATAATAACATCCAAGGGTTTCTAAACTTGAAACATAGTTTCTACATCCCGGAATTGCAGAGGACTCATCTCTAATAACATTCCTTTCTCTTCACCAAGACATAATTTCCATATATAGCAATAAACTACAATAGttaagaaaaaaattaacaaTCCCGGAATCGCAGAGGATTCATCTCTAATAACATTCCTTTCTCTTCACCAAGACATAATTTCCATATATAGCACTAAACTACATTAGTTAAGAAAAAAGTTAACCAACCCAATCTCTacgaaaaaaaggaaaagcaagTACATCCTTAACGGCCTCTATTCCTGACGTGAACGGCCGCTTTCTTGGAACTAATTCATAGGCCTTCTTAGAATTAGAACCCATTGAGGGGGCCTTGGCCCGGGAACGGGACAGTGGCCGAGTAGTCAAAAGCGGCAGACTGTAAATCTGTTGAAGTTTTTC
The sequence above is drawn from the Nicotiana tabacum cultivar K326 chromosome 13, ASM71507v2, whole genome shotgun sequence genome and encodes:
- the LOC107804260 gene encoding scarecrow-like protein 13 produces the protein MQASQRPQMSGGVHGLYNQPMQQVEQYYAPYHFKNNNCNNTSSVTQFTFQTQNEHFFTLDSLPATDYVVYDSPTALSVSSNRSPFSPQCSQSYMSDLHHSSDNNTCGSPFSGCSGVDDGDLKHVLRELENKLLGPESDTDDSCSCSFNDVVSKPSSLTRWNQVLDMAPSLNLKELLYACAEAVSDADISTAEILMNILEQRVSVSGEPMERLSAYVLEGLRARLLSSGSIIYKKLKCKEPTSSELLSYMQVICNMCPYYKFAYMSANVVIREAMANENRIHIIDFQIAQGSQWMFLLHYLARRPGGPPFVCITGVDDSQSAHARGGGLQLVGERLAAVAKSCGVPFEFHGAALSGCEVQVENLHVRRGEALAVNFPYMLHHMPDESVSTINHRDRLLRLVKSLSPKIVTLAEQESNTNTAPFLPRFRETLDYYTAMFESIDAARPRDDKQRISAEEHCVARDVVNIIACEGADRVERHELFGKWRLRLMMAGFTPCPLSPSVGETINDMLKEYSPNYRFAESEGALYLGWKNRALATSSAWR